A genomic window from Cloacibacillus evryensis DSM 19522 includes:
- a CDS encoding MATE family efflux transporter produces the protein MKNRDEVQERNKMAAVPVRRLLFTMSLPLMLSMVMEALYNVVDSLFISRIGENAITALSLAFPVQLLVVSITVGTGVGVGAILSRLLGEGDRRGVNAAAVNGIFLAVLTYVLFLLFGLFCAGSYYASQTDDAEIYRYGVDYLSVCMIWSFGGVGQITFQRLLQSTGRTALSMASQLVGALLNIVLDPILIFGLCGAPAFGVKGAAAATVIGQITALALAVYFNLRMNKEISFDLRGFRPSLSMIRKIYAIGAPAIVMQSLNSLMAFGVNLILIGLSSTAVAAFGIYIKVQNFVFMPAFGLNNAVIAIAAFNYGARNEPRIRETIKYGMLYAAAIMLAGMFAVQLFALPILRLFDASPELLSMGGRAMRIISVSYIFTAYMLIAQGVYQALGNGVYSLAVTLLRVVVVLLPLLWAFSVMFPLKDVWWAFVISEIISTLVSALLLRRICSRRLGVPRSA, from the coding sequence ATGAAAAACAGAGATGAGGTTCAGGAAAGAAACAAGATGGCGGCGGTTCCCGTGAGGAGGCTGCTCTTCACGATGTCGCTGCCGCTGATGCTTTCGATGGTGATGGAGGCGCTCTATAACGTTGTGGACAGCCTCTTTATTTCGCGCATCGGCGAGAACGCGATCACGGCGCTGTCGCTGGCTTTTCCCGTGCAGCTGCTAGTCGTCTCGATAACGGTGGGGACGGGCGTCGGCGTGGGCGCGATACTTTCGAGGCTGCTCGGCGAGGGCGACCGGCGCGGAGTAAACGCGGCGGCGGTGAACGGGATATTTCTCGCCGTACTCACATACGTGCTGTTTTTGCTCTTCGGCCTCTTCTGCGCCGGGAGCTATTACGCTTCGCAGACCGATGACGCGGAGATTTACCGTTATGGCGTAGATTATCTCTCAGTATGTATGATCTGGTCTTTCGGCGGCGTCGGGCAGATAACCTTTCAGCGCCTTTTACAGTCCACCGGACGCACGGCGCTCTCAATGGCGTCGCAGCTTGTCGGGGCACTGCTCAACATCGTGCTTGACCCGATCCTGATCTTCGGCCTCTGCGGCGCGCCGGCCTTCGGCGTGAAGGGGGCCGCGGCGGCGACGGTCATCGGGCAGATAACGGCGCTCGCGCTCGCCGTCTACTTCAACCTGCGGATGAATAAAGAGATCTCCTTTGACCTGCGCGGCTTCCGGCCGAGCCTCTCCATGATAAGGAAGATATACGCGATAGGCGCGCCCGCGATCGTCATGCAGTCGCTGAATTCTCTGATGGCCTTTGGCGTGAATCTAATCCTCATCGGCCTCTCCTCCACGGCGGTCGCCGCCTTCGGAATCTACATAAAGGTACAAAATTTCGTCTTCATGCCGGCTTTTGGCCTCAACAACGCCGTGATCGCCATCGCGGCCTTCAACTATGGAGCGCGGAATGAACCGCGCATAAGGGAGACGATAAAATATGGCATGCTCTACGCCGCGGCGATCATGCTCGCGGGGATGTTTGCGGTGCAGCTTTTCGCGCTGCCGATACTGCGGCTCTTCGACGCCTCGCCGGAGCTGCTGTCGATGGGGGGCCGCGCGATGCGCATTATCAGCGTCAGTTACATTTTCACGGCCTACATGCTGATCGCTCAGGGCGTCTATCAGGCGCTCGGCAACGGCGTTTACAGCCTCGCCGTGACGCTGCTGCGGGTCGTCGTCGTCCTGCTGCCGCTGCTGTGGGCATTCTCCGTGATGTTCCCGCTTAAAGATGTCTGGTGGGCGTTTGTGATCTCCGAGATAATATCGACGCTGGTGAGCGCGCTGCTGCTCAGGCGGATCTGTTCCAGGAGGCTCGGCGTGCCGCGGAGCGCGTAA
- a CDS encoding CarD family transcriptional regulator — MDLSRFCKKEYRVGDYVMYAGNGICRISDIRREKFSGLDEKLYYVMNSVYDAGAKFYLPLSIEGLEKRIRPLLSAGDIRAIIDETEDIEGQWIDNDESRTAAFGEILKGGNIAEVLWLVKILHLHKIEMRESNKKFRACDEKMLALAERAVTEEFAFVLGLRREGVIPYIVDYITKRKEGRDDERRGIGTYRADTLCHNVQRAERQSQDRPL, encoded by the coding sequence ATGGATCTCAGCAGATTTTGCAAAAAAGAATACCGCGTGGGCGACTACGTTATGTACGCCGGCAACGGCATCTGCCGGATAAGCGACATCCGCCGCGAGAAGTTCAGCGGGCTCGACGAGAAACTTTATTATGTCATGAATTCCGTTTATGACGCCGGAGCGAAGTTCTATCTTCCGCTCTCGATAGAGGGGCTCGAAAAACGTATCAGGCCGCTGCTCTCCGCCGGTGATATCCGGGCGATCATCGACGAGACTGAGGATATCGAGGGGCAGTGGATAGATAACGACGAGAGCCGCACGGCCGCCTTCGGCGAAATACTCAAGGGAGGCAATATCGCAGAGGTGCTATGGCTCGTCAAGATACTGCACCTTCATAAGATAGAGATGCGCGAGAGCAACAAAAAGTTCCGCGCCTGCGATGAAAAGATGCTGGCGCTCGCCGAGCGGGCCGTCACGGAGGAGTTTGCCTTCGTCCTCGGCCTGCGCAGGGAGGGCGTGATCCCATATATCGTCGACTATATAACTAAAAGGAAGGAGGGCCGCGATGACGAAAGAAGAGGCATTGGAACTTATAGAGCGGATACCCTATGTCACAACGTTCAGCGCGCCGAGCGGCAAAGCCAGGATAGACCTCTATAA
- a CDS encoding Fur family transcriptional regulator has protein sequence MEQQKFEEFQAICRRNGWKCTSQRLAVYEFVHENYTHPGVDDVWRHVRQSLPAVTRESVYRILNELAGRGVIQKLNHLDSARYDCQTGPQGHFICEICGEITDFAFPEGALAPADPPCGEVRHIELRLSGVCGKCRQAMTEGKPGKEKQVRIRARKTRK, from the coding sequence ATGGAGCAGCAAAAATTTGAGGAATTTCAGGCGATTTGCCGGCGGAACGGTTGGAAATGCACGTCACAGCGGCTCGCCGTTTATGAGTTTGTACATGAAAACTATACTCATCCCGGCGTTGACGATGTATGGCGGCATGTCAGACAAAGCTTGCCGGCCGTGACAAGGGAGAGCGTTTACCGGATACTGAACGAACTCGCTGGGCGGGGGGTCATCCAAAAGCTGAACCATCTCGACAGCGCGCGTTATGACTGTCAGACCGGGCCGCAGGGACATTTTATATGTGAGATCTGCGGCGAGATAACAGATTTCGCCTTCCCTGAAGGGGCGCTCGCCCCCGCAGATCCTCCTTGCGGCGAAGTGCGCCATATCGAACTCAGGCTCAGCGGCGTCTGCGGAAAATGCAGACAGGCCATGACCGAAGGGAAGCCGGGGAAGGAAAAACAAGTGCGCATACGGGCGCGAAAAACCCGTAAATAA
- a CDS encoding 6-pyruvoyl trahydropterin synthase family protein: MKSITKLDLQYAHRFYGFKGEAQYLHGHTGILTIEVEDSVNPGVNMVFPCNEIQKTAWDVLKNFDHALILREDDPLLPAVLDVYEKQGIRNGAPSNTMKGPAFKTELATAYPECRLVVTKETMTVEGMIKIVYDLLKDKLNIVKLTFTSGVNAASEEYVPKRSMDRCPLCGIAMDENGVCPKCGYRKA, encoded by the coding sequence ATGAAAAGTATTACAAAACTTGACCTGCAGTATGCACACCGTTTTTACGGATTCAAGGGCGAAGCGCAGTACCTTCACGGACATACGGGCATTCTGACTATCGAGGTGGAAGATTCCGTCAACCCCGGCGTGAATATGGTTTTTCCCTGCAATGAGATCCAGAAAACCGCCTGGGACGTTCTGAAAAATTTTGACCACGCCTTGATCCTGCGGGAAGACGATCCCCTGCTGCCCGCCGTCCTGGACGTTTACGAGAAGCAGGGCATCAGGAACGGCGCGCCGAGCAATACCATGAAGGGGCCGGCCTTCAAGACAGAACTGGCGACCGCTTATCCGGAGTGCCGCCTCGTCGTCACGAAGGAGACTATGACGGTCGAAGGAATGATCAAGATCGTTTACGACCTGCTGAAGGATAAGCTGAACATCGTCAAGCTGACCTTCACCAGCGGCGTCAACGCCGCCTCGGAAGAATACGTGCCGAAGCGCAGCATGGACCGCTGCCCGCTCTGCGGCATCGCAATGGATGAAAACGGCGTATGCCCCAAGTGCGGGTACAGGAAGGCTTAG
- a CDS encoding argininosuccinate synthase, whose translation MMAPEKKGKVVLAYSGGLDTSVAIPWLHDQGYEVVTLTMHVGQQADNLEEIKAKAYAAGASKAYLVDLREAFIDTFVWPSLKANAVYQGIYPLNSALSRPMIAQALIWCAEKEGAVAVAHGCTGKGQDQVRIEVACNALNPEIEVLAPVRDWGFTREEEMDYAAAHNVPVPTTRKSPYSIDDNLWGRSIECGILEDPWNEPPKDAYKLTAEPTEAPDEEVTVEVTFEGGIPVAVNGQKMGSIELIDFMNKTAGAAGYGRIDMIEDRLVGFKSREVYECPGALAIIAAHKKLETLTLAKDTLKTKRELEVKFAEMTYEGYWFSPLMEAVQAFMDSTQKSVNGTVRMVFYKGNCIINGMKSESSVYSKALATYSAGDIFDQSASVGFIKIWGMPIKTWRQTHKEKNINPIDSLVMQKGKDATK comes from the coding sequence ATGATGGCACCAGAGAAAAAGGGAAAAGTAGTATTGGCTTACAGCGGCGGGCTTGACACATCGGTGGCGATCCCCTGGCTCCACGATCAGGGCTATGAGGTTGTCACGCTGACGATGCACGTCGGCCAGCAGGCCGACAATCTTGAGGAGATAAAAGCGAAAGCCTACGCGGCTGGCGCTTCCAAAGCTTACCTGGTGGATCTCCGCGAGGCCTTCATCGACACCTTCGTATGGCCGTCGCTTAAGGCCAACGCCGTATACCAGGGGATCTATCCGCTCAATTCGGCCCTCTCGCGCCCGATGATCGCCCAGGCGCTCATATGGTGCGCAGAGAAAGAGGGCGCGGTCGCCGTCGCCCACGGCTGCACCGGCAAAGGACAGGACCAGGTGCGCATCGAGGTAGCCTGCAACGCGCTGAATCCGGAGATCGAAGTCCTCGCGCCGGTCCGCGACTGGGGCTTTACGCGCGAAGAGGAGATGGATTACGCCGCCGCGCACAACGTTCCCGTACCGACGACGAGAAAGAGCCCCTACAGCATCGACGACAACCTTTGGGGGCGTTCGATCGAATGCGGCATCCTCGAAGATCCGTGGAACGAGCCGCCCAAGGACGCCTATAAGCTGACAGCCGAGCCGACCGAAGCCCCCGACGAAGAGGTCACCGTCGAAGTGACATTTGAGGGAGGCATCCCCGTAGCCGTCAACGGACAGAAGATGGGCTCCATTGAACTGATCGATTTCATGAACAAAACGGCGGGCGCCGCCGGATATGGCCGGATCGATATGATAGAAGACCGCCTCGTCGGCTTTAAGAGCCGCGAAGTTTATGAATGCCCCGGAGCTCTCGCGATCATCGCGGCCCACAAAAAGCTTGAGACTCTGACCCTCGCGAAAGATACGCTTAAAACTAAGAGGGAGCTTGAGGTGAAATTCGCCGAGATGACCTATGAGGGGTACTGGTTCTCGCCGCTGATGGAGGCGGTGCAGGCCTTCATGGATTCGACGCAGAAGTCCGTCAACGGCACCGTGAGGATGGTCTTTTACAAAGGCAACTGCATCATCAACGGCATGAAATCCGAGAGTTCAGTCTACAGCAAGGCGCTTGCCACCTATTCGGCGGGAGATATCTTTGACCAGTCCGCCTCCGTCGGATTCATCAAGATATGGGGCATGCCGATCAAGACCTGGCGTCAGACTCATAAAGAAAAGAACATCAACCCGATAGACAGCCTCGTCATGCAGAAGGGCAAAGACGCGACAAAATAA
- a CDS encoding helix-turn-helix domain-containing protein translates to MTKKEVRRVEVLSIALSGGLTNKDASELLGVCVRQFIRIKKKFLQEGAQGLVHGNRGRNPVHAITDEVRGEVVSLLRKGIMTLISLILPNILMKGNVSVSAGRRCLVF, encoded by the coding sequence ATGACGAAGAAGGAAGTAAGGCGCGTTGAGGTGTTGAGTATCGCATTATCAGGAGGATTGACTAACAAAGATGCGTCGGAGCTGCTCGGTGTTTGCGTCAGGCAGTTTATCAGAATCAAGAAGAAGTTTTTACAGGAAGGAGCACAAGGGTTGGTTCACGGTAATCGTGGTAGGAATCCCGTCCATGCGATTACCGATGAGGTCAGAGGGGAGGTAGTGAGTCTTTTAAGGAAAGGTATTATGACTTTAATATCTCTCATTTTACCGAACATCTTAATGAAAGGGAATGTATCAGTATCAGCCGGTCGTCGGTGTCTCGTATTCTGA
- a CDS encoding ISNCY family transposase: MLWQTDASSHKWFGKDGDSATLHAFMDDAAGIVTGAFFIESECFVGYAEAIKMGIRDYGLPLYIYSDRHTIFKSPKELTLEDELKGVSIHLSNFGHALNDLGIKQIFANTPQAKGRIERLWNTFQDRLAAELRLNGIRNIEEANSFLPLFLDDYNARFSVEPKVENSVYLKFDKRIDLDLVFVLRCERKIGGGNTISYNSRIYIPVDGSIYMTPGSTVEVRQTVKGEIYIMRNDRAILMKQVEMPKKATHSDSKKKAGVVSPHKPASDHPWRGRSTNVTTKDDTIIQRNSDIFFDHLG; the protein is encoded by the coding sequence ATGTTATGGCAGACAGACGCGAGCAGCCATAAGTGGTTTGGCAAAGATGGAGATAGTGCAACCCTGCATGCTTTTATGGACGATGCCGCAGGTATTGTTACCGGTGCATTCTTCATAGAGAGTGAATGTTTTGTCGGATATGCGGAGGCTATAAAGATGGGTATAAGGGATTATGGACTGCCCCTTTATATTTACAGCGACAGGCACACGATATTCAAGTCTCCTAAGGAGCTGACCCTCGAAGACGAATTGAAAGGCGTATCAATTCACCTGTCGAATTTTGGCCATGCACTGAATGATTTAGGCATAAAGCAGATATTTGCCAATACGCCCCAGGCTAAAGGACGTATAGAACGGCTGTGGAATACTTTTCAGGACAGGCTTGCGGCGGAACTCAGGCTCAATGGAATCAGGAACATTGAAGAGGCTAATAGCTTCCTCCCACTCTTTCTGGATGATTACAACGCCAGATTTTCCGTTGAACCAAAAGTAGAAAACTCTGTGTATCTCAAATTCGACAAGAGAATTGATCTGGATCTGGTCTTTGTTCTGCGCTGTGAAAGAAAGATAGGCGGCGGAAACACTATATCTTACAACAGTCGGATATATATTCCGGTTGACGGCAGTATATACATGACTCCAGGAAGCACCGTTGAAGTTAGACAGACCGTTAAAGGAGAGATATACATCATGCGTAACGACAGGGCTATATTGATGAAACAGGTGGAGATGCCGAAAAAAGCGACCCATAGTGATTCAAAGAAAAAAGCAGGTGTTGTGTCACCACACAAACCTGCTTCAGACCACCCCTGGCGGGGCAGATCTACAAATGTGACTACCAAGGATGATACCATAATTCAAAGGAATAGTGACATTTTCTTTGACCATTTGGGGTGA
- the surE gene encoding 5'/3'-nucleotidase SurE has product MKKILITNDDGIFAEGIQTLANSFHDAGYEVLAVAPDRERSASGHSMTMDRPLHIKKIENKMLANGFTAYSCDGTPTDCVIMGIDVLHFVPDLVLSGINCGPNLGDDLTYSGTACAAMEGLIFGYPSMAVSLVCGSKSPEKYFATAAEAALQTARWIAGHPMADDVMYNVNVPNEKPGDIAGVRVTRKGKRRYHDKITVVKTPFGGEAYWVGGSIHDEMHEDTDVWAVAHNYVSITPVHLEMTSFDTYYAAKKTPMEAEIHKSMKTK; this is encoded by the coding sequence ATGAAAAAAATACTGATAACAAACGACGACGGGATCTTCGCCGAGGGCATCCAGACGCTTGCGAACTCCTTTCACGACGCCGGATATGAGGTGCTCGCAGTGGCCCCGGACCGTGAGCGCAGCGCCTCCGGGCATTCGATGACGATGGACAGGCCGCTGCACATCAAAAAGATCGAGAATAAAATGCTGGCAAACGGATTCACCGCCTATTCCTGTGACGGTACTCCGACAGACTGCGTGATAATGGGCATCGACGTGCTCCATTTTGTGCCGGACCTCGTCCTCTCCGGAATAAACTGCGGTCCCAACCTCGGCGACGACCTCACCTATTCCGGTACGGCCTGCGCGGCGATGGAGGGGCTCATATTCGGCTATCCGTCGATGGCCGTCTCGCTCGTCTGCGGTTCGAAATCGCCGGAAAAATACTTTGCGACCGCGGCGGAGGCGGCGCTGCAGACGGCGCGCTGGATAGCCGGACATCCGATGGCCGACGACGTCATGTACAACGTCAACGTACCCAACGAGAAGCCGGGAGATATTGCCGGCGTGCGGGTGACGCGCAAGGGAAAACGCCGCTACCACGATAAGATAACGGTAGTAAAGACGCCCTTCGGCGGCGAGGCTTACTGGGTCGGCGGCAGCATTCATGACGAAATGCACGAGGACACGGACGTCTGGGCCGTCGCGCACAACTATGTCTCCATTACCCCCGTGCACCTTGAAATGACATCGTTCGATACATATTATGCCGCCAAAAAGACGCCGATGGAGGCAGAGATACACAAGAGCATGAAGACGAAATAG
- a CDS encoding site-2 protease family protein: protein MLGNLFSASGISELLLSLPAVLWAITFHEYCHGLAAKMLGDTTAERAGRLSLNPLDHLDPLGALCLLLFRFGWAKPVPIDTRYFKHPKRDIIIVSLAGVAGNMLTAFVCAQLARFAPELFGSWAAQQFILLMIYINLGLAAFNLIPIPPLDGSRILYVLLPYQWMKYYYWLERYGMFVIVGLLVMGVFPYIMRPIMALLFHILLI, encoded by the coding sequence ATGCTGGGAAATCTATTTTCCGCCTCGGGAATATCGGAGCTGCTTCTGAGCCTGCCCGCCGTTCTCTGGGCCATTACATTTCATGAATATTGCCACGGCCTTGCCGCGAAGATGCTCGGGGACACCACGGCGGAGCGCGCGGGACGCCTCTCGCTGAACCCCCTCGACCACCTTGATCCGCTCGGCGCGCTTTGCCTGCTGCTCTTCCGCTTCGGCTGGGCCAAGCCTGTGCCGATAGACACGCGTTACTTTAAGCACCCCAAGCGTGACATTATAATCGTCAGCCTTGCGGGAGTCGCAGGTAACATGCTGACGGCTTTTGTCTGCGCGCAGCTGGCGCGCTTCGCGCCGGAACTCTTCGGCAGTTGGGCCGCGCAGCAGTTCATTTTGCTGATGATATATATCAACCTCGGGCTGGCGGCCTTCAACCTCATTCCGATACCGCCGCTCGACGGTTCGCGCATCCTCTACGTGCTGCTGCCGTACCAATGGATGAAATACTACTACTGGCTCGAGCGCTACGGTATGTTCGTGATCGTCGGACTGCTGGTGATGGGGGTGTTCCCCTATATCATGCGCCCGATCATGGCACTGCTCTTCCACATCTTACTGATATAG
- a CDS encoding thiamine diphosphokinase, producing METTGLPRLTIELENKTAMDTALLVLGGRAPSPSWLSEFGSRGEVWAVDRGVEACRAAGIIPRRLVGDCDSASAESWRWAADNGVPVERYQSDKDLTDFQLALELFREKNKGRAKKIFLTGAWGGRFDHLWSLVLTFLNFSSPHVPFCIADEREGLVLLDGPANASFTFAERPKAVSLLSFSEECAGVSIAGVRWPLDGVALSRGFPYAISNRLGDGLAARVSCESGRLGFYWLWDERRIAS from the coding sequence TTGGAGACGACCGGACTGCCGCGGCTGACGATAGAACTGGAAAATAAGACGGCTATGGACACGGCGCTGCTGGTGCTCGGCGGCAGGGCTCCCTCGCCGTCATGGCTCTCGGAGTTTGGCTCCCGCGGCGAAGTTTGGGCTGTCGACCGCGGGGTCGAGGCCTGCCGCGCCGCCGGGATCATTCCCCGGAGGCTCGTCGGCGACTGCGACAGCGCCTCCGCCGAAAGCTGGCGCTGGGCGGCGGACAATGGCGTCCCGGTCGAACGCTACCAGAGCGACAAGGACCTTACCGACTTTCAGCTCGCGCTCGAGCTATTCCGCGAAAAAAATAAGGGCCGCGCAAAAAAAATATTTTTAACGGGGGCCTGGGGCGGCAGATTTGACCATTTATGGAGTCTTGTCCTTACGTTTCTGAACTTTTCTTCTCCGCACGTTCCATTTTGCATAGCCGACGAGAGGGAGGGGCTTGTCTTGCTGGACGGCCCCGCGAATGCGTCCTTTACATTTGCCGAAAGGCCGAAGGCCGTCTCGCTGCTGTCTTTTTCGGAGGAATGCGCCGGCGTATCCATCGCCGGCGTCCGCTGGCCGCTCGACGGGGTCGCGCTCAGCCGCGGTTTCCCCTACGCGATAAGCAACCGCCTTGGCGACGGCCTCGCCGCGCGCGTAAGCTGCGAAAGCGGCCGCCTCGGCTTCTACTGGCTGTGGGATGAACGGCGGATCGCGTCATGA
- the thiT gene encoding energy-coupled thiamine transporter ThiT, with translation MKIPLKILVEGALSIALAVVLSYFKLFSMPQGGSVSLTLLPLLVFSFRSGWRYGIFVGAVTGLLRLMLGGYVVHPLQALLDYPVASGLVGLAGFFPGKKWLGVLCACFANFAAAVLSGVVFFASYAPAGTNAWLYSILYNGSSLLPETAILMALVYMIMPRLEKFK, from the coding sequence ATGAAAATACCGTTGAAGATTTTAGTGGAGGGAGCCCTGTCAATAGCGCTTGCCGTGGTGCTTTCCTATTTCAAGCTTTTTTCGATGCCGCAGGGCGGCTCCGTCAGCCTTACGCTGCTGCCGTTGTTGGTCTTTTCGTTCCGCAGCGGCTGGCGGTACGGAATATTCGTCGGCGCTGTCACCGGGCTGCTGCGCCTCATGCTCGGCGGTTATGTGGTGCACCCGCTGCAGGCGCTGCTTGATTACCCAGTGGCGAGCGGGCTCGTCGGCCTCGCGGGTTTCTTTCCCGGGAAAAAGTGGCTTGGCGTGCTCTGCGCCTGCTTTGCGAACTTTGCGGCGGCGGTGCTCTCAGGCGTCGTCTTTTTCGCCTCTTACGCGCCGGCAGGGACGAATGCCTGGCTCTATTCGATCCTTTACAACGGAAGTAGCCTCCTGCCGGAGACGGCCATTTTAATGGCGCTGGTATACATGATAATGCCGAGATTGGAAAAATTTAAATAA
- the thiD gene encoding bifunctional hydroxymethylpyrimidine kinase/phosphomethylpyrimidine kinase yields MKHGIYRGIAMSVAGSDSGGGAGIQADLKTFAALKVFGTTAITALTVQNSLGVTGIHNAPPEIIKAQMLAVGKDFPLDAVKTGMLGNRETISAVAEGLSELGIKKVVVDPVMVAQSGDSLLAADAVDAVKNIIVPMAMIVTPNLPEAEKLTGMKIDDVDGMAAAAREIKKLGCGAVLVKGGHLPGEPEMITDVLLADGEISLLRDRRINTTANHGTGCTLSSAIAAELAAGCSLAEAVARARKYLRAGLLYGVTAGHGAGCLGHAVTMQWTEVVNG; encoded by the coding sequence ATGAAACATGGGATATACCGGGGGATAGCGATGTCGGTCGCCGGAAGCGATTCAGGCGGAGGAGCCGGTATCCAGGCGGATTTAAAAACCTTCGCGGCATTAAAGGTCTTCGGCACCACGGCGATAACGGCGCTGACCGTGCAGAACTCGCTCGGCGTGACCGGCATCCACAACGCGCCGCCTGAGATAATCAAGGCGCAGATGCTGGCCGTCGGCAAGGATTTTCCGCTCGACGCGGTCAAGACGGGGATGCTCGGCAACCGCGAGACGATCTCCGCCGTCGCCGAAGGGCTTTCCGAGCTGGGGATAAAGAAGGTCGTCGTCGATCCCGTGATGGTGGCGCAGAGCGGGGACTCCCTGCTCGCCGCCGACGCCGTGGACGCGGTGAAGAATATCATCGTGCCGATGGCGATGATCGTCACGCCCAATCTGCCCGAGGCGGAGAAACTGACGGGGATGAAGATCGACGACGTCGACGGCATGGCCGCGGCGGCGCGCGAGATAAAAAAGCTCGGCTGCGGCGCGGTGCTCGTCAAGGGCGGCCACCTGCCGGGCGAGCCGGAGATGATAACGGACGTGCTGCTGGCGGACGGAGAGATATCGCTGCTGCGGGACAGGCGGATCAATACTACGGCCAACCACGGCACCGGCTGCACGCTGAGCTCGGCGATCGCCGCGGAGCTCGCCGCCGGCTGTTCGCTCGCGGAGGCGGTCGCGCGCGCACGGAAATACCTGCGCGCCGGGCTGCTCTACGGAGTGACGGCGGGACACGGCGCGGGCTGCCTCGGACATGCCGTCACGATGCAGTGGACAGAGGTCGTCAATGGCTAG
- a CDS encoding hydroxyethylthiazole kinase, with translation MARPLIYQITNGVSAQLQADCVALLGGSSVMSCRLAEAAEIAAASDALLINIGTPPDNAEELYRTAAAAAAANNIPVVLDLVGYGFSKCRTEIADALLAEFRFSVIKGNGAEIGALCGAGTAPRGVSCDSEIAEAERLTEDCAKKFGCVVYSTGETDHLSNGEKSFAIIGGSPLLRGTSGIGCALGSATALFCTRDEPLEAARRALKLFRRAAAEAGEAAGPYSFRIKFMDMLAKFGSLENEVK, from the coding sequence ATGGCTAGACCCCTGATCTACCAGATAACGAACGGCGTCTCCGCGCAGCTTCAGGCCGACTGCGTGGCGCTGCTCGGCGGCTCCTCGGTCATGTCGTGCCGGCTCGCGGAGGCGGCGGAGATCGCCGCGGCGAGCGACGCGCTGCTGATAAATATCGGCACGCCGCCCGACAACGCCGAAGAGCTTTATCGGACGGCGGCGGCCGCGGCGGCCGCGAACAACATCCCCGTCGTGCTGGATCTCGTCGGCTATGGATTTTCAAAATGCCGCACGGAGATCGCCGACGCGCTGCTAGCGGAATTCCGCTTCTCCGTGATAAAGGGCAACGGGGCGGAGATCGGCGCTCTCTGCGGCGCGGGGACCGCCCCGCGCGGCGTCTCCTGCGACAGTGAGATCGCGGAGGCGGAGCGTCTGACGGAAGATTGCGCGAAAAAATTCGGCTGCGTCGTTTATTCTACAGGAGAGACGGACCACCTCTCCAACGGTGAAAAAAGCTTCGCCATTATCGGAGGCTCGCCGCTGCTGAGAGGCACGAGCGGGATCGGCTGCGCGCTTGGCAGCGCGACGGCGCTTTTCTGCACCCGGGACGAGCCGCTTGAGGCCGCGCGCCGCGCGCTGAAGCTCTTTCGCCGCGCGGCGGCCGAGGCGGGCGAAGCGGCGGGGCCATATTCGTTCAGGATAAAATTCATGGACATGCTCGCGAAATTCGGCTCCCTTGAAAATGAGGTGAAATAA
- the thiE gene encoding thiamine phosphate synthase, protein MTADRKKLAERLRLYLICGEGDSPEAVIKKTAAAIEGGVTAVQLRVKSWTGRECYDTALALKKICSAHGALLLINDRLDIALAAGADGVHLGQKDLPIGAARRLAGTDFIIGGTARTPELAREAQRLGADYVGCGAAFETATKGDAVVIGPDGIKKVLSAIDIPSVAIGGIELGNVKYLAGCGASGISLSGAIMRADDPKEAAAALIKEAGRVLRG, encoded by the coding sequence ATGACGGCGGACAGAAAGAAACTCGCGGAGCGGCTGCGCCTCTACCTGATCTGCGGCGAGGGCGACAGCCCCGAAGCGGTGATAAAAAAGACGGCGGCGGCTATCGAGGGCGGCGTGACGGCGGTCCAACTGCGCGTCAAAAGCTGGACTGGGCGCGAATGTTATGATACGGCGCTGGCGCTGAAAAAGATCTGCAGCGCGCACGGCGCGCTCCTGCTGATAAACGACCGCCTCGACATCGCGCTCGCCGCGGGCGCGGACGGCGTGCATCTCGGGCAGAAGGATCTGCCCATAGGCGCGGCGCGGCGGCTCGCGGGGACAGACTTCATCATCGGCGGCACGGCACGCACACCGGAGCTCGCGCGCGAAGCGCAGCGGCTCGGCGCGGACTACGTCGGCTGCGGCGCGGCTTTTGAGACCGCGACGAAGGGCGACGCCGTCGTCATCGGCCCAGACGGCATCAAAAAGGTACTGTCGGCGATCGACATCCCCTCTGTGGCGATCGGCGGCATCGAGCTCGGCAACGTAAAATACCTCGCGGGATGCGGCGCAAGCGGCATCTCGCTCTCCGGCGCGATAATGAGGGCGGACGACCCGAAAGAGGCGGCCGCGGCGCTGATAAAAGAGGCCGGCAGAGTCCTCAGAGGCTGA